The Takifugu rubripes chromosome 16, fTakRub1.2, whole genome shotgun sequence genome contains the following window.
CCGGTgtgcaaaaagaggaaggtcaGCTCTGAGTGCAGGGGAACGGTTTGCAGCAAACCCACTCCTCGAGTGGGACCGAAGGAGGTGTCAAAccggggaagaaaaagaaaggcccAGTCAGACCCAGAAGCacccaggaagagacagaagccTGAACCAGTGACGGTTCCCCACAATGTGTTCTCTTTTCCTGAGCTGCGGCCATCAATCACAGCAAAGCCCAAGCATATCTTGGAGCCaatcagcagaggtgaggttaTTGTggagggtgtatgtgtgtgtgtgtgtgtttgtgtgcactacAGCTGTAGTAAATCTGTATTTGCAGAAGAATATGAGAAACACTACATCGAAGTTtcacagctgggagaaggaggtTTTGGAACGGTGTATTGCGGTTATCAAAGGGACGGCTTTTTTCCAgtaagtatttttatttgaatcacaccaagcacacatacacatataatcATCACTGATCTCCTTGACACATGATTTTTTCTTGCAGGTGGCAATCAAGCACATCGATAAAGACTTGGTCAAGTACCAGCCAGTGGTAAGGCTAACTTTGAGCCTGCCATCAGCTGTTGAGCTTAGTGTGGAGCTCTTCCTTTTTCATTGATGACCAGCAGTAAACCAGCAGCAAGCATGTTGTGTTCCTCTCTTCAGGTAATAAACGGTGAGCAACGCTGCGTCCCAATGGAGATGGTACTGATGGCGATGACACCAGGGGACTCTGTAGGGGGAAATGCAGTCGTATCCCCATTAGCATGGACTGACCTTGATTATGAAGTCCTACTGATCATGGAGAGGCCAGAGAACTGCATGAACCTGTTCGACTACAACAATGGCCAAATAGACGAACGCCTGGCTAAGGTAATAATGCTGGCTATCGTGTTAGGGTGGACCGCCTCCCACCGCTGCAGAGCTCAGTCTGATAATATCTTTGgatgttctttaactcttctttctatccatcaggaattcatgaggcagctggtggaagctgcaattCAAATCCATAAGGCAGGCGAATTCCACGGCGATCTCAAACCAGAAAACATTCTAATCCAATTCTATGATGCTTGGCGCATTCCTCGAGTGCGCGTCATtgactttggttgtggctgGTTTGTGATGCCGGGATATCGCGGCTATGTCGGTTCGGCTGAACTCATGCTGACGTCTGATTTGGAGCTTTTCAGTGGACACTTTaattcaaaacctttttcttttcccacAGGAACCTATTGCTTTAGGCCTCCAGAGTTTAACCACCAGGAAAGCTATGAAGCTGGCCCGACCACCGTCTGGCAACtcggctgcatcctcctccaactACTCAGTTTATAACAGGGATGCAGCACTGTGAACATTTCCTCATGTACACCATAATGGAGTTGAAAGTGTCTGAAGGTAAAGAGATTCTActgattcttttctttattaatattttgcaaTTTTCTTGCTAATGGtcacttttttctctgtctaCCCTCCTCAGACTGTAAGACGTTTTTGAAGAGCTGTTTGCTAGTCAACCCGGATCAGCATCTTACCCTGGGACAGATGTGGTGCCACCCGTAGTTCCATTGTCTGATGTCCCtctattttactttaattttcaggaaatgtgaacCTCATAATGATATGTAACCATTTATCacttgaagagaattgtctttattttattagcatgtgttgtaccatatgtttctgttttctgttatggtccggtttagaagttaggaatggtagaatgtttaggaagtggaataaagataagcagtcagttgacccttctttgacatgaatactgcttagacagttggagccaggcagacaggaaatggtagacccccatcgtaaaacgtgacagcagagtttactggtgattgataagttcctcagcaggaatgaactctgacctggccatcggGGAAgagaatggagaagaaggaccgtaccaacaccaaaggaggctggaagaagaagatgaggtcacccaagaacaaggactggattggactgaattagcatcaataatttacatatgtctttctataaaagactgggtcaagggatagttaggttgtcagacttcatgctctgacaattgactttgttgtttgcccagggttctgtaatatttgtatcttgaattcattctattgtaaatacattttgaaattggcatttgtttacttgaagtcttcatttaacgcggattggcagtgacacatgagaggtattgcaatctaACACACTACTGTCTAAATAAACACTCTATTTTCCTACATCTCACAATACCTGAGAAAATGACTggtgtctggtctctgctttgtttctaggtAACTATTTTAATTATAAACCCAGCCCAGATGGGCCAACATGGGGACCATGTGGTGGGCTTGGGGCTGGGTGAATGCTTTTAGaggttaccgtattttcacgactatgaGCCGCACCTAAatcactgagattttctcaaaaatcgacggtgcgccttataatatggagcgccttgtatgttgactgagttccaaaatctggtgtgcgcctttggtgggtgcactacggtaaacgctctctaaacgccaatcgattagcggcacacctacgtgtaaggatcccctaaaatggcgccgatCAAGCGAGACgcatatgaatgaggcttactttaaactgcaggccatcgaatatgcggctgaaaatggcaatcgagcaatcttagtgtttttgctttatgaggatgcggcatctctccatacgtgcaaggacaactgttgcgcagcggctgtccgcggattaccaggagagggtggccatcttccctaaccctaaccaggagagggtggccatcttccctaaccctaaccaggagagggtggccatcttccctaaccctagccaggagagggtggccatcttcctcacctactgccgcgacaagataaccgtgcccagccacatcaccaacatggatgagatccctctgacttttaacatccctttgacccacaaagtggagaaaacaagaccggcacggtggcgatacgcacaacggggcacgagaagtcgtcgttcaccgtggttctcggctgccacggaaacggacagagcactggatgacggaaggccaACACTCCTTCTCAAAGACAATGAGGCAggggcgggcaagttatgccaccatatgcgggtggattgtagacgcattggactatgataccgtcttcatgtattggaagagctttcacaaaatcaacgctgaaccggaaccggtcggtgagtccgattcagatgattaagaagaggaattctggatgttggacattgaaatagtgcagctgtttaatttagatacagaagatgaaaactttgatggttttgtggcggaagaatgaatattttcttcaataaatgtgtcgaaactcactgttttacttccgttgtcattttttactgtatgttccagcatgtgcctaataatacggtgtgccttatgtatgttttaaatacagaaatagcacccataactgagactgtgcctttAAATACAGTGCgacttatggtcgtgaaaatacggtactcaataaatgttacccatgttttggtgtcgaactgctgaaaaaaagtctgaggctctgatccaaaagaaacccaggtggccttgacacacatttatttagtgTAACTTTTAATAACATGTCTCAGACCTGAACCTGTACCATTATTGATTCTAAAcattgagggaaaaaaagcaggctTTTCCAACTCTATGTTGTTAATTCAGGTACCAGAGGAGCATTTGTCAGGACCAGAGTTTAGTGTCTCCTGTACAGGTTTTTGtccctgtcttcatcacgtcatgttttattttgaactctGGTGGGTGTCATCCGCATCTTCCTGACaagtcttcctcctgtgtaatTGGGTAACGTCTCTGTtccgtctccctccacctcctctttatAAGCCGTTTCTTCGCCCTTCCGTCTCagatagaccgctctgctctcagaatgctggtctacttgtggtccctagagtctctaggggtagaatggggggccgtgCATTTAGCAACCAGTACGCTCCCTGCTATggaacctctcctctcctctcctctcctctcctctcctctcctctcctctcctctcctctcctctcctctcctctcctctcctctcctcaccaagtagacaagtgatgttatttcttgtgtagtttttctgccccccccccccccttctgtattcatctaaaGAATTACATGTGAAGTTTGAGTGGTaagaagctccaccatcagagTTTCAGCATTTAATCCTCACAATCTTGCAAAAGGGCTATATTTTGtacccagcgagttcagaactgaagaagccttctggatagaaggtgaaacgtcttcaaaagagaagaaaaacactccagttgacacagaaaactccCTTGAATAGACACGCAAAACACAACGATGGCTAGGATCAAAGCATATAGACTTTGTTCGGagtcaaaacattaaagaaataccAAAGCCATTTCGAAAGACATACATGAAGACATCAAAGTCAAGAAGGATTAAAGAATCTTGAAAGTCAAAGGTATAGTCAAAGCTTCCCTGCTCAATATACTAACAACTAACAACTGTGCAACATTGGCTGCTGAGCTGTCGTACAGAGCAGAAATGGGCATCTCTTCATGTAAACGCAAATGTGAGGAATCCTCAAAATCAGGTGACTACACCATCAGAGAAGCCAAATCCATGTTTTACATGCTGATCTGATTCATTTGtacaaaagtttaaagcagacTGAGCCACCCTCAGGGTTACTAGCACAACttcagacaagagttctggccttcttctgggacggcatgcattgggtccagcagggggtgttgtacttgcctagagacaagggaggacagggcctcatccacctggccagcaggaccgccgcttttagaatacagtttgtacagaggtttttaacagggccggtggacctaatgtggagagatgtggccagatgtgtcttcagacgggtgagtaacttggggctggatgatgctttgtttttgactgactttaaatttgcaaaagtaaatgggctacctccattttatcaaagtgttgttatggcatgggccctttttaaagttttaaaagaaccagctctgactctctgtattggctgctaagggaacccacggtgcacggagccaggctggacgtcTCGGCCGAAGCCGCGCCGAGGCTggcggctgcactgtggcggacccggacctTACTCCTCCAGCACATAGTGGCCATGGCAGGGTCAGACCTAACGGgcgcggaggcagtgggttccctgttgggcatccgctctacccaggcagccgAGGGGGTGCTTTGGCTATGGAGGAACAaactcagcacgagagagaggcgcaTCCTTGtggactacggccaggggaccgaacccgacagtgaggaccccttcccggagatcaggctggccgCCCATCTCGtgaatctagacggtcctctcctcagactagcaaagaccttctccctggtagcagtcgataagaagaccctaTACAACGACTGCGTGAaggtactaaacaggagaggactgtcgaacaggagcaccagcgtgtgggctgatcgactgggaggggatggagcccgcccctgctggagggtcctttacaagccgcccctgaagaagaggaccggggacctccagtggaggatcctacatggggctgttgccctgaacgctctcctctccagaatgaacactgctgtgtcggaccagtgcccgttttgctccgggcgagagactgtgttccacgcgtacagtgagtgtgagaggctcactgtactttttaatgtcatgaagggtgtttttaatggttttaatgaaacatttttgatTAGAACTATTTTTGGTGCAGGATACAACAAAGCtgctcgcaacaagtggcaactcctgaattttatttgtggtgaggcaaaaatggcaatttacatctccaggaaaaacaaaatttcaaaaactggagatAGTGAGGCCACCTCTGTATGGCGCTGCAATGTCCGGTGTTGGCTGAGGTTGGAATTtggtttttataaaatgataaacgaCCTCGGCCAATTCCGCGATATATGGTGTCacagaaatgttttatgcactgctACGGAGGAccatttgcactttgcacaccccctggtgggataaattgtattgtattgttttcttaatatttatctatttattattgtggttgttggtattattataactattattatagttatttttattactattattgttctGTGTTTTTTCTAATCAAGGCGTTCTGTGGCCCCTCCACCAAGTAGACAAGTGATGTTATTTCACatgtagtttttctgctgctcccccctcctctaTTCCTCTAAGTGCAACTAATTTGAAAGTAAATATTTATACTTTGCGGATGATGCATCAGATCTGTGGAGGGATTCAGTCAAATTAATTGGGTCCAAACCCCAAGTCAAGCATTGTGCTCGTCTCTGGGTGGATACCAGATTAGGTGCTCGATAACGCCTGTTAATTAATTGCCAATGTATCTTATGTTGATATTtttctggatgtgtgtgttgtggtttaAAGTCCAGCCTACAAAGTAAACTGCTTCCCTGTAAAATTTGCCAGTAACTAATAACATTAATCAGCTTCATCTGATTCACATGAGCCCCCAGGATAAAACAGATTGAGTCATCATCAGTGAAAGGTTGCATAGTTCAAACAGAAGGTCCACACGGgccacagaaacatcaggacTGGTTATTTGCATCGTAAaatatttaatgcatttaatattCTTCCCATGCAGCTAAAAAGCATTGATCAACACACTCTGAATGTACAATATGTTACAGAGGATATGATCCCAACTGTAAGCCGCAGTTGATTAACATCACAGGCTCAGTGAGAAACTTGATGAAATCATTAACTTCAtggacaaatttaaaaaaacaaaacccacagaCTCAAAGAACGAACCATGCATTTAAATATGGACGATTTTATGAAGAGACTGTGTGTCACAGTGCGCAGATTACAAGTTATGAGAGGACACGTGTAACTTTAGGGATGtaataaaaaacaacccaaGATGGGGCAGGTGTGATTAAAACCATTTCAACAACGGAGGGTGTTGAGGTCACAAGGTGATGAAAGATGTATAACTGCCATTACACCAATTAAAAACCCACCAGGAAACATTACTGCCCTCCACCGGCCCATCTCCTGACATCATAATAGGCAAATTTAGAAGGTATAAAgacaaaggttttagacactagcagactttttaaaatttaagtttatgaatataaataaatgataCATTATACAGCTGAGTGTTTATTTCTGTCAGTACATATTAAAAATGTTTATCCTGGAAGAGGtaatgatttgattttttaaagcTGCTATGATCCAGAAATAAAGCTGtacaaatctgtttttttctttctggttGTACTGCAGATTTGGTTCCtccaacagcaggaaacactgaAGACAGTGTGTGCTACCGGCAATGTACATCACAAAAGCATTAAACATGTATGCTAATGTTCTTGACTAGTTCACAAACCAGCTTTGTAATTAGATACTCTATGCAGGTTTGGTTTTACTGCCCCCCAGTGGCCAGAAACAGTCACTACAGTTTTAAAACTAAGATGAACGTGGGTAAAAACTAAACCTCACCTAACTTTAACTCCATTAATGTAGTAGAAGTGTTGAATATAAATGCCCGTGACTGAGAATACAGTGTTGCCATCAAACATGGGTAAGTGGGAGGGGGGTTCAATCCACCGACGTGCCCCCTCTTTCGAGTCCGTTCTAAAGTTCTTGGTCTCTCTCTACTTGGATTCTCCCTCGGCGTCGAGGAGCGCGGACCGGATGCCCAGTTTCTTTAACTCCTCCACCAAATCGCCGTTCTGGTGCATCTGGAGCAGGATGTCGCAGCCCCCCACGAACTCACCATCCAAGTAGACCTGTGGGATCGTGGGCCAGTTGGAGAACTCCTTGACTCCTGTGGAAGAGAAAAGTGATGACAAGAGTCAGATGACAAATTCTAACAAAGACTTCAGGATAatcttcatcttttcttcagGATAATCTTTTCATCCGTCCCTTTGTGAGGTTGTGAAACGGGACTTTTCTAATTCACGTCACCTCCTGGTTGTTGATCAACCGATTCCCTGTTGTAGAAAAGGGGGACTTTATTCCCAATAATTTAAAACCTTGGGTGGATTTTAAAACAATGAGGCTGTTTTCTGGCTGTTTCCTTAATATGACGCCAGATCACATCACACGAATATTCCGTTTCTGCATTTGTGGCGTCATGGTTTCAGTTTAAAACAACTAAAGAACCACAGAAGTTTCTGACGCCACAAACTAGTATGGAAGAAAAGCTGTTATCCGCTCCAAAAACAGAACCCGTGAAAGACACCGATAAAACCGCACCCCCCAGCTGCACAGAGGTGATAAAAGCCTTCCGAAACTCCTTCATCGTTCCGGACACCATCGCCATGTTCAACAGTGGTTGAAAAGTTCTAGGGGATCTGGAACGTTCACTTGTTGCTGCCGAGTCATGGTGACATCGAGTCGCGGTACCGACCTTGTCTCAGGTCCTGGTCTTCCAGCACGTTGTAGGCAGCGTAGTCGTCCACCCCGTGCATGCGTAGAATCTGAACCACAGCGTTACTGAAGCCGCACATGGGCTGAGCCGGCGTCCCCTTAATGAACACAACGACTTTGTCCTTCTTCACCATCTCACCAAGGTCTTTCTGGAGGTTCGCCGCCGAGCACAGGAGCCGGGCCGAGGCGACCCACGAGCGTCCGCCGGCTGGACGCAGTTGGTTAACCGCCAACCCCGACCGCAGACACCGCGCAGTTGACCTAAATAGACAATTCATGGTTTCGGCGAAGTTGTGCCTGAAAATAATTGGAAGTTACTAAGGAACTGATCTCAACCAGCTAGTTCGGTGAAGTCAATCGTCAGTACTAACGCTCTTTAGGAGGGGCGGGACTTAAATGTAGATTGGCCAGCTGTGTCAAGACGTGTCCTGGTATTGGTCAAAAGCACACGTCGATCATAATTACTCAACGAAGCACACAGCCGAGTCAATAAATATTAAGATTGAAAACAACATAAACACTTAAACAGTCAAAAATCGTGTTTGAATACGAGgtaataaaatgttaaaatacgTCTTTTGTCAGATATGTCTACCGGAAATATTCAATAACTTCCGGGGTAAGGTGCTCAAACCGGAAGAAGACGGGGAATGTTTGAAAGATGGCGGCGGACGCGCAGAAAAataacaagcagaaaaaaactGGAGGAAAAGAGGCGCAGCCTCTGATTATCGCGAAAAGCCCTGCTGAAGAACAACGGCTAAAGTTGGAGCGGTTGATGAGAAACCCGGACAAGCTTGCTCCTATCCCGGACAGACCAAAGGAATGGAATCCCCGGGCTCCACCGGAGTTTGTACGGGATGTGATGGGCTCCAGCGCCGGTGCGGGCAGCGGGGAGTTCCATGTGTACCGTCACCTCAGACGGAGAGAGTACCAGAGGCAAGACTTCCTGGACAAGATGTCAGATAAGCAAAACGCCGACCAGAATTACCTGGATAAGGTGGAGCAGAACAAAAAGGCAGCCGAGGAGAGAACCGCGAAGCGGCGAAGGAAACGAGACAAGTTAAAACTGAAAAAGCTGATGGCGAAAAAGGCGAAGACGGAATCCGGGAAAGAAGACCAGACGGACTCCAGTTCGGACAGTAACGAAGATAAGGAgcgtgaggaggaagaggaggagagagaggatgatGCCGAAGCTCCAAGCTTCATCATGGGCAAGAAATGAGTCCATCTGCGGGGGGGTGGACACGCCGACAGGACTCGATCTCGGTGCTTTGTCGTCAGGTGACATGGACACTCGGATGGAGCTCTCTGGCTGTGCAGGGACATGCGTCAGATTTTTCATTATTCTGTCCATCTGTGaaatgggtgggggggggggggggggggggggggggggttattttaaCCATTTTAACCATTCAATGGAACATTTGAATAAAACAGACTTTTCAACAGAAATGGCGCTAAACCTCCTTTTTGCATCTTTGTTTCTGATGTTTTGCAGCCTTGTAAACCTGCTCCTGGCTAAGATTATTGCTTGTGGGCACAACAAGGTTGCAGAAAGCATCCCAAAGGATGAAAAGGCGTGACTTCCAGAGGTCTGGGAATTCCACGTGCGATGTTCTTTGAACAAACACCTGCTTTCCACGGTGGCGATGGGCTTGTTCTGTAGCCATCGCATTTCTTGAGGCAGGTAGAAAAAAACAGCATGATATTGTTTGAAGCGGGGAGAGCTGTTCCCGTCAGACACTGTCCGCTGTCACAGCAACGTGGGATCTCCATCGGAGCAGCTTGATGATTCCAGATGAGGAACACCACTGCAGCGCTACTGGTCcataaatgtaaagtttaaTAAAAGTTGCCATGTTATTATGGTTTAAATATGGGGGGGAAAGAGGTGATAAGTGCTGATGCTTCGATCACTGACTGATGAGACTGATTCAGTTTTGTATTGGATGGTTTTCCAACCTGTTACCATCACATCTTTGTCCCTGGTGATGAAAGGATCCCATTCCCTGTGACTACAGGGAACAACAGAACCTCAAATAATGCACCTCAGTGTTTAAGATC
Protein-coding sequences here:
- the glrx5 gene encoding glutaredoxin-related protein 5, mitochondrial, which translates into the protein MNCLFRSTARCLRSGLAVNQLRPAGGRSWVASARLLCSAANLQKDLGEMVKKDKVVVFIKGTPAQPMCGFSNAVVQILRMHGVDDYAAYNVLEDQDLRQGVKEFSNWPTIPQVYLDGEFVGGCDILLQMHQNGDLVEELKKLGIRSALLDAEGESK
- the prkrip1 gene encoding PRKR-interacting protein 1 homolog; this translates as MAADAQKNNKQKKTGGKEAQPLIIAKSPAEEQRLKLERLMRNPDKLAPIPDRPKEWNPRAPPEFVRDVMGSSAGAGSGEFHVYRHLRRREYQRQDFLDKMSDKQNADQNYLDKVEQNKKAAEERTAKRRRKRDKLKLKKLMAKKAKTESGKEDQTDSSSDSNEDKEREEEEEEREDDAEAPSFIMGKK